Proteins encoded within one genomic window of Congzhengia minquanensis:
- a CDS encoding ABC transporter substrate-binding protein has translation MKKRLMALSMAAAVSVGLLAGCGTNSGGAPTPQDGKPYIAVVAKGFQHQFWQAVKQGAEQAAKDYNVSITFEGPETEAQIDKQVDMVNNALSKSPKAICIAALDSKALATSLDMAKSQNIPVIGFDSGVESDAVVATAATDNIAASAAAADKLAEAIGKSGKIGMVVHDQTSTTGQERRDGFKNRIESAYPDIQIVDIQYGDGDHLKSAEAAKSIIAANPDLKGLYGANEGSAVGVIMAVEELNKADSITVVGFDSGKKQTDAVRNGTALGAVTQNPIQIGYKAVEAAVKAMNGESVDKLIDTGYAWYDKSNIDTDEIKPLLYE, from the coding sequence ATGAAAAAAAGACTAATGGCGCTTTCCATGGCGGCGGCAGTTTCTGTTGGCCTGCTGGCAGGTTGTGGAACAAACAGCGGCGGAGCACCCACTCCGCAGGATGGAAAACCCTATATTGCCGTTGTGGCAAAAGGCTTTCAGCATCAGTTCTGGCAGGCCGTAAAACAGGGCGCAGAGCAGGCGGCAAAAGACTATAACGTATCCATCACTTTTGAAGGTCCGGAAACAGAAGCCCAGATCGACAAGCAGGTAGACATGGTGAACAATGCACTGAGCAAAAGCCCGAAAGCAATTTGCATTGCGGCGCTTGACTCAAAAGCTCTTGCAACCTCGCTGGACATGGCGAAATCTCAGAACATTCCGGTAATTGGCTTCGACTCCGGCGTTGAATCAGACGCAGTTGTGGCAACCGCCGCAACCGACAACATTGCAGCCTCTGCGGCGGCAGCCGACAAGCTGGCAGAAGCCATTGGCAAATCTGGCAAAATTGGCATGGTGGTACACGACCAAACCTCAACCACAGGCCAGGAACGCCGCGACGGGTTTAAAAACAGAATTGAGTCGGCTTATCCTGACATTCAAATTGTAGATATTCAGTATGGCGACGGTGACCACTTAAAATCTGCCGAAGCTGCAAAGAGCATTATTGCCGCAAACCCCGACTTAAAGGGCCTCTACGGTGCAAACGAAGGTTCTGCCGTTGGCGTTATCATGGCAGTTGAAGAGCTGAACAAGGCAGATTCTATCACAGTTGTGGGCTTCGACTCCGGCAAAAAGCAAACCGACGCAGTGAGAAACGGCACAGCTTTAGGTGCAGTTACCCAGAACCCCATTCAGATTGGCTACAAGGCTGTTGAGGCTGCTGTAAAAGCAATGAACGGCGAATCTGTTGACAAGCTAATCGACACAGGCTACGCTTGGTATGACAAGTCGAACATCGACACCGACGAAATCAAGCCCCTGCTGTACGAATAG
- a CDS encoding ABC transporter permease, whose protein sequence is MNQENKFSKFFHSAGAQKFFAFGTLILLMIFFSVASPYFFTPSNLVSILLSTCVNGVLAIGVTFIIVTGGIDLSIGTTMTFASVVGGITAVNLGFPLPLAVLVCVLTGALVGLISGTLVSRLKIPPFIATLGMMMVTKGLSLVLSGAKPVYYPDGWNKIALGNIIPGIPNAVLIFVAAAILATFLLNKTLLGRYDFAIGSNEEATRLSGVNVKKWLTIIYMVAGAFCGVAGMLMSSRLGSAQPALGQGYELEAIAAVVIGGTSLSGGSGTILGTVIGAFIMSVLTSGLKIMAVPQEWQTVVIGGVVILAVYIDILRKRKQA, encoded by the coding sequence ATGAATCAAGAAAATAAATTCTCAAAATTCTTTCATTCCGCCGGTGCGCAGAAGTTCTTTGCGTTCGGAACGCTCATTTTACTGATGATTTTCTTCTCCGTCGCCAGCCCATACTTTTTCACCCCCAGCAACCTGGTTTCCATTTTGCTGTCGACCTGTGTGAACGGCGTTTTGGCAATCGGCGTTACGTTTATCATCGTAACGGGCGGAATTGACCTTTCTATCGGAACAACCATGACGTTTGCGTCTGTTGTAGGCGGCATTACTGCGGTGAACTTAGGCTTCCCGCTTCCCCTGGCCGTTTTGGTCTGCGTTTTAACCGGCGCTTTGGTTGGCCTCATCTCCGGTACACTGGTATCGCGGCTGAAAATTCCGCCGTTTATCGCAACCCTGGGCATGATGATGGTAACAAAGGGCCTGTCACTGGTGCTCTCCGGCGCAAAACCTGTATATTATCCCGACGGCTGGAACAAAATAGCGTTGGGCAACATCATTCCCGGAATTCCTAACGCGGTGCTCATTTTTGTAGCCGCAGCCATTTTAGCAACCTTTCTTTTAAACAAAACCCTGCTGGGACGCTACGATTTTGCAATCGGCAGCAACGAAGAAGCAACCAGGCTTTCCGGCGTAAACGTAAAAAAATGGCTCACCATCATCTACATGGTGGCAGGCGCATTCTGCGGTGTTGCAGGCATGCTCATGTCGTCCCGTTTAGGCTCGGCGCAGCCGGCTTTGGGCCAGGGCTACGAGCTTGAAGCAATCGCAGCGGTGGTAATTGGCGGAACATCGCTTTCCGGCGGCTCCGGCACCATTTTGGGAACGGTAATCGGTGCGTTTATCATGTCGGTTTTAACCAGCGGGCTGAAAATTATGGCAGTTCCCCAGGAGTGGCAAACTGTTGTAATCGGTGGTGTTGTAATTCTTGCGGTTTACATTGACATTTTAAGAAAAAGAAAACAAGCATAA
- a CDS encoding sugar ABC transporter ATP-binding protein, with protein MGVMLEMTGIEKRFPGVHALKNCHFDLKKGEIHALIGENGAGKSTLMKILTGVYGKDGGTILYNGEEINVTTPKEAQNLGISIIHQELNLMPDLTAAQNIFIGREATKLGGLYLSESKQNRAAKSLFELLNLDLDPKTKVRDVTVAKQQMIEIAKALSFNSKILIMDEPTAALTESEIRELFKIIAGLKEQGVGIVYISHRMEELFEISDRITVMRDGEYIATKTTAETSMDEIIRLMVGRTIYEPPKEASHVKGNDVVLEVKNLNAGKEVKDVSFSLRRGEILGFAGLMGAGRTETARAVFGADKIDSGEIFINGKKAHIRSPKDAVKHGIGYLSEDRKQFGLALGMNIEANTVLANYENFNTGGIVNDKKAAEAAKKYVDMLKTKTPSTKQLVGNLSGGNQQKVVIAKWLCRDCDILIFDEPTRGIDVGAKSEIYKLLTDLAEQGKSIIMISSELPEILRMSDRVVVMCEGRITGTLDISEADQEKIMKYATMRQ; from the coding sequence ATGGGTGTAATGCTTGAAATGACGGGCATTGAAAAGCGGTTCCCCGGCGTTCACGCTTTAAAGAACTGCCATTTCGACCTGAAAAAAGGCGAAATTCACGCCCTGATTGGAGAAAACGGCGCAGGCAAATCCACGCTGATGAAAATTCTCACCGGCGTATATGGCAAAGACGGCGGCACCATTTTATACAACGGTGAAGAAATCAACGTCACCACGCCGAAAGAAGCCCAAAATTTAGGAATTTCCATCATTCACCAAGAATTGAACCTAATGCCAGACTTAACGGCAGCACAGAACATTTTTATTGGCAGAGAAGCAACCAAGCTGGGCGGCCTATACCTGAGCGAATCGAAACAAAACCGCGCGGCAAAAAGCCTGTTTGAACTGTTAAATCTGGACTTAGACCCTAAAACCAAAGTGCGCGACGTAACCGTTGCCAAACAGCAAATGATTGAAATTGCAAAAGCGCTTTCGTTTAACTCGAAAATTTTGATTATGGACGAACCTACTGCAGCCCTCACCGAATCGGAAATTCGCGAGCTGTTCAAAATTATTGCGGGGCTGAAAGAGCAGGGCGTGGGCATTGTGTATATCTCCCACCGCATGGAGGAGCTGTTTGAAATTTCAGACCGCATCACCGTAATGCGCGACGGCGAATATATCGCCACAAAAACAACCGCCGAAACCAGCATGGATGAAATCATTCGCCTCATGGTGGGCAGAACCATTTATGAGCCCCCCAAAGAAGCCTCTCACGTTAAGGGCAACGACGTGGTGCTGGAAGTGAAAAACCTAAACGCCGGCAAAGAGGTGAAAGACGTTTCCTTCTCCCTCCGCAGGGGTGAAATTCTAGGCTTCGCTGGCCTCATGGGCGCAGGGCGTACCGAAACCGCCAGGGCCGTGTTCGGAGCGGATAAAATCGACTCCGGCGAAATTTTCATTAACGGTAAAAAAGCCCACATACGTTCACCCAAAGACGCCGTGAAGCACGGCATTGGCTATCTTTCTGAAGACAGAAAGCAGTTCGGCCTGGCATTGGGAATGAACATTGAGGCCAACACCGTTTTGGCAAACTATGAAAACTTTAACACTGGCGGCATTGTAAACGACAAAAAAGCGGCCGAGGCTGCAAAAAAATATGTGGATATGCTAAAAACCAAAACCCCCTCCACAAAACAGCTGGTAGGCAACTTATCCGGCGGCAACCAGCAAAAGGTGGTCATTGCGAAATGGCTGTGCCGCGACTGTGACATTTTAATTTTTGACGAGCCTACCCGCGGTATCGACGTAGGCGCGAAAAGTGAAATTTACAAACTTTTAACCGACCTGGCAGAACAGGGAAAATCCATCATCATGATTTCTTCCGAGCTTCCTGAAATTTTAAGGATGAGCGACAGGGTTGTGGTCATGTGTGAGGGCCGCATCACCGGTACGCTGGACATCAGCGAGGCTGACCAGGAAAAAATTATGAAATATGCAACAATGAGACAATAA